One segment of Acidobacteriota bacterium DNA contains the following:
- a CDS encoding ROK family protein gives MRIGIDLGGTKIEALALDDDGQERHRERLPTPRHDYDGTLAAIAELVRRCEEATGVTGSVGVGMPGTISPATGRVKNANSTWLNGQPFAEDLQRVLARDVRLANDANCLALSEATDGAAAGAEVVFGVILGTGVGGGLVVHGNAVIGANAIGGEWGHNMLPWPDSDEYPGPACYCGLSGCIETWLSGPAFAREFRRVAGRDATPAQVDDLARAGDAQAIDAWQRYEHRLARALAGVINIVDPDVIVIGGGVSNVDRIYEHVPKFWDTWVFSDRVDTRLVKARYGDSSGVRGAAWLW, from the coding sequence ATGCGAATCGGGATCGATCTCGGCGGCACGAAGATCGAGGCACTTGCCCTCGACGATGATGGACAAGAGCGGCACAGGGAGCGACTGCCCACGCCACGTCACGACTACGACGGTACGCTGGCCGCGATCGCCGAACTGGTGCGGCGCTGCGAAGAGGCCACAGGTGTCACGGGTTCTGTCGGCGTGGGCATGCCGGGGACGATCTCGCCGGCCACGGGGCGCGTGAAGAACGCCAACTCCACGTGGCTGAACGGCCAACCGTTCGCCGAGGACCTCCAACGCGTGCTCGCGCGTGACGTCCGTCTGGCCAACGACGCCAATTGCCTGGCGCTGTCAGAGGCGACCGACGGCGCTGCCGCGGGGGCGGAGGTGGTCTTCGGCGTGATTCTCGGCACCGGCGTGGGCGGCGGCCTCGTCGTCCACGGCAACGCCGTGATCGGGGCCAACGCCATTGGCGGGGAATGGGGCCACAACATGCTGCCGTGGCCCGACAGCGACGAGTATCCCGGGCCGGCCTGTTACTGCGGCCTCAGCGGTTGTATCGAGACGTGGCTCTCGGGCCCGGCGTTCGCCCGGGAGTTCCGGCGCGTGGCGGGGCGCGATGCGACGCCCGCGCAGGTCGACGATCTCGCGCGCGCGGGCGATGCACAGGCGATTGACGCCTGGCAGCGCTACGAGCATCGGCTGGCCCGCGCCCTCGCCGGCGTCATCAACATCGTCGATCCCGACGTGATTGTCATCGGCGGCGGTGTTTCGAACGTGGACCGCATCTACGAGCACGTGCCGAAATTCTGGGACACGTGGGTGTTCTCCGACCGCGTGGACACGCGATTGGTCAAGGCGCGCTACGGCGACTCGAGCGGCGTGCGCGGCGCGGCGTGGCTCTGGTGA
- a CDS encoding RluA family pseudouridine synthase: protein MKSDQTWVTTADEEGLRLDKFLAAAGRAGSRPRAADAIARGRVLVNDEEVPAGAGARPVKAGDRIRLWMDRPGSASRTVRPAARDGLVILHEDDDIVVIDKPAGLLTVPLDGDSQAPSVLALVHDRYRSHRTREPLVVHRIDKDTSGLVMFALHEPARAALVRQFANHTPERVYLALVNGHPDPPAGTWADRLSWDADAFVQRRARPGDPEARDASCAYRVVTRLADASLLEIRLHTGRQGQIRAQAQLHGHSLVGDRRYRPREGEPGHALRFPRQALHAQRLGFEHPSDGRPVTFTAPMPTDLRDYLEKLRKQTRQSRGGDR, encoded by the coding sequence GTGAAGAGCGATCAGACGTGGGTGACGACGGCAGACGAGGAGGGACTGCGCCTGGACAAGTTCCTGGCGGCGGCCGGGCGGGCCGGCTCGCGCCCGCGCGCGGCGGACGCCATCGCCCGTGGGCGCGTGCTCGTCAACGACGAAGAGGTGCCGGCAGGCGCGGGAGCGCGACCGGTGAAAGCCGGCGACCGTATACGCCTCTGGATGGATCGTCCGGGGTCGGCGTCACGCACCGTCAGGCCCGCGGCGCGCGATGGTCTCGTCATCCTCCACGAGGACGATGACATCGTGGTGATCGACAAGCCGGCGGGTCTGCTGACAGTGCCCCTGGACGGCGACAGCCAGGCACCGTCCGTGCTCGCGCTCGTCCACGATCGCTACAGATCCCACAGGACGCGCGAGCCGTTGGTGGTGCATCGCATCGACAAGGACACATCTGGCCTCGTGATGTTCGCGCTGCACGAACCGGCGCGCGCGGCGCTCGTGCGGCAGTTCGCCAACCACACGCCGGAGCGCGTCTATCTCGCGCTGGTGAACGGACACCCGGATCCGCCGGCTGGCACGTGGGCAGACCGGCTGTCGTGGGATGCCGACGCGTTCGTGCAGCGCCGGGCGCGGCCCGGCGATCCGGAGGCCCGCGACGCATCGTGCGCCTATCGCGTTGTCACGCGATTGGCCGACGCCTCGCTGCTGGAGATCCGCCTCCACACCGGACGCCAGGGCCAGATCCGCGCGCAGGCCCAACTGCACGGTCACTCACTCGTCGGCGATCGACGCTACCGCCCGCGCGAAGGCGAGCCCGGACATGCCCTCCGCTTCCCCCGCCAGGCCCTTCACGCGCAGCGTCTGGGCTTCGAACACCCGTCCGACGGCAGGCCCGTCACGTTCACCGCTCCCATGCCAACAGATCTCCGCGACTACCTCGAGAAACTCCGAAAACAGACCAGACAGTCGCGGGGTGGGGATCGGTGA
- the choW gene encoding choline ABC transporter permease subunit: MAARVARHKLPVGDWATTGVDVARQHAGVAFDVLSRVVERVVGVTHGALARTPAALLLVLATVAAWYRRRAVGLTVFVPVALLLIMNLGYWAATVETLALVLVAAGVSTAIGIPVGILAARRPRVHTLLRPLLDLMQTLPTFVYLTPALVLFGLGVVPGLIATVIFALPAPIRLTQLGLTSVPRPLLEAGQAFGATPWQLLWKIELPSASSAILTGVSQCIMLSLSMVVIAALVGAGGLGVPVVRALNTVQVGMGVEAGLAIVLLAIVLDRLARPSDRSIAPATSSERQVGR; encoded by the coding sequence ATGGCCGCGCGCGTCGCGAGGCACAAGCTCCCTGTCGGCGATTGGGCCACCACGGGAGTCGACGTGGCGCGGCAGCACGCCGGCGTCGCGTTCGACGTCCTCTCGCGCGTCGTCGAACGAGTCGTTGGCGTGACGCACGGCGCGCTGGCCCGCACGCCGGCGGCGCTGCTCCTCGTGCTCGCGACGGTCGCCGCCTGGTACCGTCGCCGCGCCGTCGGCCTCACGGTGTTCGTTCCCGTGGCCCTGCTGCTCATCATGAATCTCGGGTACTGGGCCGCAACCGTGGAAACGCTGGCGCTGGTACTCGTGGCGGCCGGTGTCAGCACCGCGATCGGCATCCCCGTGGGCATCCTCGCGGCGCGCCGGCCACGCGTCCACACGCTGCTGCGTCCGTTGCTCGACCTGATGCAGACGCTGCCGACGTTCGTCTACCTCACGCCGGCGCTCGTCCTGTTCGGTCTCGGCGTGGTGCCGGGACTCATCGCGACGGTCATCTTCGCGCTGCCCGCGCCCATCCGGCTCACGCAGCTCGGCCTGACGTCCGTCCCTCGTCCCCTTCTCGAAGCGGGTCAGGCGTTCGGAGCCACGCCGTGGCAGTTGCTGTGGAAGATCGAGTTGCCGAGCGCCTCGTCGGCCATTCTCACCGGCGTGAGCCAGTGCATCATGCTCAGCCTGTCGATGGTGGTGATCGCGGCACTCGTCGGCGCGGGCGGGCTTGGCGTGCCCGTCGTCAGGGCGCTCAACACTGTGCAGGTCGGCATGGGCGTCGAGGCCGGACTCGCCATCGTGCTTCTCGCCATCGTTCTCGACAGGCTCGCACGTCCGTCGGACCGATCGATCGCACCGGCGACCTCTTCGGAGCGACAGGTGGGTCGATGA
- a CDS encoding ATP-binding cassette domain-containing protein, producing the protein MDFDVFVAVRGAVLQVRPGEFCVIVGPSGSGKSTLLRTANALTPATRGHVRMRDGDTLVDVARCAPETLRRLRRYRVAMVFQQFALLPTRTVGENVALGLELRGDPPDARARIVAEKLEMVGLGGWTHRPVGELSGGMQQRVGIARALATDADILLMDEPFSALDAVIRRRLQDELRALHQRLGKTILFVTHDLAEAARLGDRIAVMHDGRIAQTGTLDQVLASPATDDVAQFLHEFHR; encoded by the coding sequence ATGGACTTCGACGTCTTTGTCGCGGTGCGTGGAGCCGTGCTGCAGGTACGGCCCGGCGAGTTCTGCGTGATCGTGGGCCCATCGGGTTCCGGGAAGTCAACGCTGCTGCGAACCGCCAACGCGCTGACGCCCGCCACGCGCGGCCACGTTCGGATGCGCGACGGCGACACGCTGGTCGACGTTGCCCGGTGCGCACCGGAGACCCTGCGTCGCCTGCGACGCTATCGCGTGGCGATGGTCTTCCAGCAGTTCGCGCTACTCCCCACGCGAACCGTCGGTGAGAACGTGGCGCTGGGTCTGGAACTGCGCGGCGACCCGCCCGACGCACGCGCACGCATCGTGGCCGAGAAACTGGAGATGGTGGGACTTGGCGGATGGACCCATCGTCCCGTCGGCGAGTTGTCTGGCGGCATGCAGCAGCGCGTCGGCATCGCGAGAGCGCTGGCCACGGACGCCGACATCCTGCTGATGGACGAACCGTTCTCGGCACTGGATGCCGTGATCCGGCGGCGCCTGCAGGACGAACTGCGCGCCCTGCACCAGCGCCTCGGCAAGACGATCCTGTTCGTCACGCACGATCTCGCCGAAGCGGCCAGACTCGGCGACCGGATCGCCGTGATGCACGACGGGCGCATCGCTCAGACGGGCACACTCGATCAGGTGCTCGCCTCGCCGGCCACAGACGACGTGGCCCAGTTCCTCCACGAATTCCACCGCTGA
- a CDS encoding MBOAT family protein: MNFVSWSFAVLLMTVWLARLTVGRRKVEPVYTWILLVASLVFYGWHIPSYLWVLLASSVIDFFAALTLERPGLTVRARRAILAVSLTTNLGLLAFFKYFGFGLDNLQWLAEAFDVPFDRPTWEVVLPMGISFYTFQSMSYTIDVYRGVLKALPNFRDFIFFIAFFPQLVAGPIVRATEFLPQIPRVRRVRWPVIASGLALIVEGYFLKMVCADNLAGYVDKYWDTGYTTDASAGMVLWLSLLFSGQIFCDFAGYSQIARGCAQLLGYQLPVNFNSPYVAGSFKNFWERWHITLSRWLRDYLYVPLGGNRVSPRRTYVNLMLVMLLGGLWHGAAWTYVAWGALHGGALAVERMLGLHRGLERRPWWLRVSWALVVQVVVLVTWVFFRSSSFAGAAQFIGNVAPLDGLALNREMWTALAFLLPVVLAHAWTWLVEHEWVRPLSPMRRAVLAGVMVYTILIAYGSSNAFIYFQF, translated from the coding sequence GTGAATTTCGTCTCCTGGTCGTTCGCCGTTCTCCTGATGACCGTGTGGTTGGCCCGCCTGACGGTGGGCCGCCGCAAGGTCGAGCCCGTTTACACGTGGATCCTGCTGGTCGCGAGCCTGGTCTTCTACGGCTGGCACATCCCGTCCTATCTCTGGGTGCTGCTGGCCTCGTCGGTCATCGACTTCTTCGCGGCACTGACCCTGGAACGTCCCGGCCTGACGGTCAGGGCCCGGCGCGCCATCCTGGCCGTCTCGCTCACGACCAACCTCGGTCTCCTGGCGTTCTTCAAGTATTTCGGTTTCGGCCTCGACAACCTGCAGTGGCTGGCCGAGGCCTTCGACGTGCCGTTCGACAGGCCGACGTGGGAAGTGGTGCTGCCCATGGGCATCAGCTTCTACACGTTCCAGTCGATGAGCTACACCATCGACGTCTACAGGGGCGTGCTCAAGGCCCTCCCGAACTTCAGGGACTTCATTTTCTTCATCGCGTTCTTTCCGCAACTGGTCGCCGGGCCGATCGTCAGAGCCACGGAGTTCCTGCCGCAGATCCCCCGCGTACGGCGCGTGCGATGGCCGGTCATCGCGTCGGGTCTCGCCCTCATCGTCGAGGGCTACTTCCTGAAGATGGTGTGTGCCGACAACCTGGCCGGTTACGTCGACAAGTACTGGGACACGGGCTACACGACCGACGCCAGCGCCGGGATGGTGCTGTGGCTCTCGCTTCTGTTCAGCGGCCAGATTTTCTGCGACTTCGCCGGCTATTCGCAGATCGCGCGCGGGTGCGCGCAGTTGCTCGGGTATCAGCTGCCGGTCAATTTCAACAGCCCGTACGTGGCAGGATCGTTCAAGAATTTCTGGGAGCGCTGGCACATCACGCTCTCGCGCTGGCTGCGCGACTACCTGTACGTGCCGCTCGGTGGCAATCGGGTGTCGCCGCGGCGCACGTACGTCAACCTGATGCTCGTGATGCTGCTGGGCGGTCTCTGGCACGGCGCGGCATGGACCTACGTGGCGTGGGGCGCCCTGCACGGCGGCGCACTGGCCGTGGAGCGGATGCTGGGACTGCATCGCGGGCTCGAGCGGCGACCGTGGTGGCTGCGCGTATCGTGGGCGCTCGTGGTGCAGGTGGTGGTGCTCGTGACGTGGGTGTTCTTCCGCAGTTCGTCGTTCGCGGGGGCGGCACAGTTCATCGGCAACGTCGCGCCGCTCGATGGCCTGGCCCTGAATCGCGAGATGTGGACGGCGCTGGCGTTCCTGCTGCCCGTGGTGCTGGCGCACGCGTGGACGTGGCTCGTGGAGCACGAGTGGGTGCGCCCGCTCTCGCCGATGCGCCGCGCGGTGCTGGCGGGTGTGATGGTGTACACGATTCTCATCGCGTACGGATCCAGTAACGCGTTCATCTACTTCCAGTTCTGA
- a CDS encoding response regulator — MSTLAEPTTRARILIVDDQAPNVRLLERLLTSAGYHRLYSTTTPEQVTSLVSQVNPDLILLDLHMPGLDGFGVMEQLQGRLSEERYLPILVVTADLSVEVRQRALGAGAKDFLNKPFDAVEALLRIRNLLVTRFLYLQLDKHNRNLEATVQERTRKLEIARFEILERLALAAEFRDDNTGEHTRRVGRLAGLIARELGLTGDTVLTIERAAPLHDVGKIGIRDAILLKAGPLAPEEFEEMKRHTVIGADILSGSRGDLLRTAEDIALTHHERWDGTGYPSGLAGTDIPLAGRITHVADVYDAMTHPHGEPAPDRHDEAVAGVTRDAGTAFDPDIAAAFAAVAAREPLNR, encoded by the coding sequence GTGTCCACCCTGGCCGAACCGACGACACGGGCGCGCATCCTCATCGTCGACGACCAGGCCCCCAACGTCCGCCTGCTGGAACGGCTCCTCACCTCCGCCGGCTACCACCGGCTCTACTCCACGACGACACCGGAGCAGGTGACGTCGCTGGTGTCGCAGGTCAACCCGGACCTGATCCTGCTCGACCTGCACATGCCTGGGCTCGATGGCTTCGGCGTCATGGAGCAGTTGCAGGGGCGCCTCAGCGAGGAACGCTACCTGCCCATCCTGGTGGTCACCGCCGACCTGAGCGTGGAGGTGCGCCAGCGCGCGCTCGGCGCCGGCGCGAAGGACTTCCTCAACAAGCCGTTCGACGCCGTCGAGGCGCTGCTCCGCATCCGTAACCTGCTGGTCACGCGGTTCCTGTACCTGCAGCTGGACAAGCACAATCGCAACCTCGAAGCGACGGTGCAGGAACGCACGCGGAAGCTGGAGATCGCGCGCTTCGAGATTCTCGAGCGCCTGGCCCTCGCCGCCGAGTTCAGGGACGACAACACGGGCGAACACACCCGTCGCGTCGGACGCCTGGCCGGGCTGATCGCACGCGAACTGGGCCTGACCGGCGATACGGTGCTCACGATCGAACGCGCCGCGCCGCTGCACGACGTCGGCAAGATCGGGATCCGCGACGCCATTCTGCTCAAGGCGGGGCCGCTCGCACCGGAGGAGTTCGAAGAGATGAAGCGCCATACGGTGATCGGCGCCGACATCCTCTCGGGCAGTCGCGGCGACCTCCTGCGTACCGCCGAGGACATCGCCCTCACCCACCACGAACGCTGGGATGGTACGGGGTATCCGTCAGGCCTCGCCGGTACCGACATCCCCCTGGCGGGCCGTATCACCCACGTTGCCGACGTGTACGACGCGATGACGCATCCTCACGGCGAACCGGCGCCCGATCGTCACGACGAGGCCGTCGCCGGCGTCACCCGCGACGCCGGAACCGCGTTCGATCCCGACATCGCCGCCGCTTTCGCCGCCGTCGCCGCACGAGAGCCGTTGAACAGGTAG
- a CDS encoding sodium:solute symporter family protein: protein MTTPATLLFLVAYALVLVALGWWTSRRATASDFFVAGRTLSAPLLAGTLIAANIGAGSTVGAAGLGYRDGIAAWWWVGSAGLGSIVLALVVGPRIWQVATQGDHRTLGDYLHARFGADVRAVMAGLLWVGSLAILAAQLIALAGLLRIVAGVPHAWGCAIGGAVAIAYFVSGGLLSSAFVNAMQVAVLTLGLLIAVPALWPASGLAAALPVDVPATYWNPTASGSSGIAYLALLGPSFIVSPGLLQKVYGARDARAVRVGVLANALVLLAFAAVPVLLGMLARTYHPGLPNHELALPTLLRDDLAPWLGALALAALFSAEVSTADAVLFMLSTSLARDLYAGHLNPAAAQADQLRVVRIAAVVTGCLGIGLAIWAGSIVKTMQVFYALLSAGLFVPVMAGLFLPRTRRPDALAAMIAGLTTTAILHSWRGSTGLAGIDPVIWGLAASATALAVSMRLRAPAG, encoded by the coding sequence ATGACGACGCCCGCCACGCTGCTGTTCCTCGTCGCGTACGCGCTGGTCCTCGTCGCGCTCGGATGGTGGACGTCGCGGCGCGCCACGGCATCGGACTTCTTCGTCGCGGGGCGCACACTCTCGGCGCCGCTGCTGGCCGGTACGCTCATCGCGGCGAATATCGGTGCCGGTTCCACGGTGGGCGCGGCGGGCCTCGGGTATCGGGACGGCATCGCCGCCTGGTGGTGGGTGGGGTCGGCAGGGCTCGGCTCGATCGTGCTGGCGCTGGTTGTCGGCCCGCGCATATGGCAGGTGGCCACGCAGGGCGATCACCGGACGCTCGGCGACTACCTGCACGCGCGATTCGGCGCGGACGTCCGCGCGGTGATGGCAGGCCTGCTCTGGGTCGGGTCGCTGGCGATTCTCGCCGCGCAGCTGATCGCGCTGGCGGGCCTGCTTCGCATCGTCGCCGGCGTGCCGCACGCGTGGGGGTGTGCGATCGGCGGCGCGGTGGCCATCGCGTACTTCGTCTCCGGCGGATTGCTGTCGTCGGCATTCGTGAACGCCATGCAGGTCGCCGTGCTCACGCTCGGCTTGTTGATTGCCGTGCCGGCGTTGTGGCCTGCGTCGGGGCTTGCCGCGGCGCTCCCCGTTGACGTACCGGCCACGTACTGGAATCCGACCGCGAGCGGCTCCTCTGGCATCGCGTATCTCGCGCTGCTCGGACCGTCGTTCATCGTGTCGCCAGGCCTGCTTCAGAAGGTGTACGGTGCGCGCGACGCGCGAGCGGTGCGCGTCGGGGTGCTGGCCAACGCGCTCGTCCTGCTGGCGTTTGCCGCCGTGCCCGTGCTGCTCGGCATGCTGGCGCGGACCTATCATCCGGGTCTGCCGAATCACGAACTCGCGCTGCCGACGCTCCTGCGCGACGATTTGGCACCCTGGCTCGGCGCGCTCGCGCTTGCGGCGCTGTTCTCGGCGGAGGTGAGCACGGCGGACGCGGTGCTCTTCATGCTGTCCACGTCGCTCGCGCGCGATCTGTACGCCGGACACCTGAACCCGGCCGCCGCGCAGGCCGACCAGCTCCGCGTCGTGCGCATCGCTGCTGTCGTCACAGGTTGTCTCGGCATCGGCCTGGCGATCTGGGCCGGCAGCATCGTGAAGACAATGCAGGTGTTCTACGCCCTGTTGAGCGCGGGCCTGTTCGTGCCCGTGATGGCGGGCCTGTTTCTCCCGCGTACTCGCCGCCCCGACGCGCTCGCGGCGATGATCGCCGGCCTCACCACGACCGCGATCCTGCACAGCTGGCGCGGCAGCACCGGCCTGGCCGGCATCGACCCCGTGATCTGGGGCCTCGCCGCGTCAGCGACAGCGCTCGCAGTGTCGATGCGGCTCAGGGCGCCAGCGGGTTAG
- a CDS encoding P1 family peptidase, with translation MAGAQTTGPRRPLNGTLTDVEGVLVGQAVRRERPTGCTVVVVRDGAVAGVDVRGAAPGTRETDLLDPLNSVERVHAIVLAGGSAFGLDAATGVMRWLESESIGFPVGAFRVPIVPAAILFDLGVGDGAIRPDAACGHEAAVSASSAPVRQGNVGAGAGATVGKLHGMARAMKGGLGSASIQLPDGVIIAALVAVNARGDVIDPSTGAVVAGVRTPDGRGLADARILLRQGAPAPALTGENTTLGVVATNAVLTKTQASLVARMAHDGFARAIAPVHTPSDGDTIFAISTARHEGVADVGLIGALAADVMARAIVNAVRHAEPLPSLPSVRSLETASR, from the coding sequence ATGGCGGGTGCACAGACGACGGGGCCGCGACGACCGCTGAACGGTACGCTCACTGACGTCGAGGGCGTGCTGGTGGGGCAGGCCGTGCGCCGCGAGCGGCCGACGGGCTGCACCGTTGTCGTCGTACGCGACGGCGCCGTTGCCGGGGTCGACGTGAGAGGTGCCGCTCCTGGCACGCGCGAGACGGACCTGCTCGATCCGCTCAACAGCGTCGAACGCGTGCACGCCATCGTGCTGGCCGGCGGCAGCGCGTTCGGGCTCGACGCCGCGACGGGCGTGATGCGCTGGCTCGAATCCGAAAGTATCGGCTTTCCCGTCGGTGCGTTCCGCGTTCCCATCGTTCCTGCCGCGATCCTGTTCGACCTCGGCGTTGGCGACGGCGCGATCCGGCCAGACGCGGCGTGCGGGCACGAGGCGGCGGTGTCTGCGTCGAGCGCGCCTGTGAGGCAGGGCAACGTCGGCGCCGGCGCCGGCGCCACGGTGGGGAAGTTGCACGGGATGGCGCGGGCCATGAAGGGTGGCCTCGGCAGTGCGTCGATCCAACTGCCCGACGGCGTCATCATCGCAGCGCTGGTTGCCGTGAACGCGCGCGGCGACGTGATCGACCCGTCGACCGGGGCCGTTGTCGCAGGCGTCCGCACTCCAGACGGACGCGGGTTGGCCGACGCGCGGATCCTGCTGCGGCAGGGCGCGCCCGCGCCGGCGCTCACTGGCGAGAACACCACGCTCGGCGTCGTGGCGACCAACGCCGTGCTGACCAAGACGCAGGCCTCGCTCGTGGCGCGCATGGCGCACGACGGCTTCGCGCGAGCCATCGCGCCGGTCCACACGCCGTCCGATGGCGACACGATCTTTGCCATCTCCACCGCCAGGCACGAGGGCGTCGCTGACGTCGGCCTCATCGGGGCGCTGGCGGCAGACGTCATGGCACGGGCGATCGTCAACGCGGTGCGGCATGCCGAACCGCTGCCGTCGTTGCCGTCGGTTCGCAGCCTCGAGACAGCGTCTCGATGA
- a CDS encoding family 10 glycosylhydrolase, whose amino-acid sequence MRVRSTLCCVVAAVLAFAVVAPEAGAQDTTPRWRGVYVDTFNTRLGTPDEVTLAVTRATAMHANVLFVQVRRRGDAFYLDAVEPLPDGVPIDGGFDPLGDLLSKARAAGLEVHALLTIGPVWHLSTAPSDPRHVFNRHGFSGSRIVEGAENWLTRTLVPDGNGSSMDGYRFGTDYWLDFGHPAAVDYVVELVTRLVERYPVDGVRLDGLQYPEAPGGTASVGYNAVSVARFQARAGASGVPNAVDARWSDWRREQITALARRVTASVFAVRPSVVVSVSGVVTGRMPGDTRATIAYARSFQDWFAWAADGSVDVVVPQVYRAAHTATGVDEFDSWIGWVNATPTARPVVISLGGYMNSLEGLLAQAHAAIAAAGPVGGVSFFSLAANNAPVVNNPLSAPAGRDTPQRPFEDVASALRTGRTTSGQVVDHVQPGLFTVVVPRAAAPWKDAIGYVLGRLVDGNGAPVDGAHVFLDSTGGTAGPDDVVSDGTGVFSTPGMTPGTYRLRVVTPTGSAFIGDCTIDVSARAVARITLGIDPSRTGVAICR is encoded by the coding sequence GTGCGTGTTCGTTCAACCCTGTGCTGCGTCGTCGCGGCCGTGCTGGCGTTTGCCGTTGTGGCTCCCGAGGCCGGTGCGCAGGACACCACGCCCCGCTGGCGGGGCGTGTACGTCGACACATTCAACACGCGTCTCGGTACGCCGGACGAGGTGACGCTGGCGGTGACCCGCGCGACGGCGATGCACGCCAACGTCCTGTTCGTGCAGGTCCGACGCCGGGGCGACGCCTTCTATCTCGACGCCGTCGAACCGCTGCCCGACGGCGTGCCGATCGATGGTGGCTTCGACCCGCTCGGCGATCTCCTCTCGAAGGCACGCGCAGCGGGGCTGGAGGTCCATGCGCTGCTGACCATCGGCCCCGTGTGGCACCTGTCCACAGCGCCCTCCGACCCTCGGCACGTCTTCAACAGACACGGATTCTCGGGCTCCCGCATCGTCGAGGGCGCGGAGAACTGGCTCACGCGAACCCTCGTGCCGGACGGCAACGGCTCGTCGATGGACGGGTACCGTTTCGGCACCGACTACTGGCTCGACTTCGGCCATCCTGCCGCTGTCGACTACGTGGTAGAACTGGTGACGCGTCTCGTCGAGCGCTACCCGGTGGACGGCGTACGCCTCGACGGCCTCCAGTACCCGGAGGCGCCTGGTGGCACGGCGAGCGTCGGGTACAACGCCGTGTCGGTGGCACGCTTCCAGGCGCGCGCGGGCGCCTCAGGCGTACCGAACGCGGTCGATGCGCGGTGGAGCGACTGGCGGCGCGAACAGATCACCGCGCTCGCGCGTCGCGTGACGGCGTCGGTCTTCGCCGTGCGCCCGTCGGTCGTCGTCAGCGTCTCCGGCGTGGTCACGGGTCGCATGCCCGGCGACACGCGCGCCACCATCGCGTATGCCCGCAGCTTCCAGGACTGGTTCGCGTGGGCCGCAGACGGCAGCGTCGACGTCGTGGTCCCGCAGGTCTATCGGGCCGCGCACACGGCCACGGGGGTCGACGAGTTCGACAGTTGGATCGGATGGGTCAACGCCACGCCGACTGCCCGGCCCGTGGTGATCAGCCTCGGCGGGTACATGAATTCCCTCGAAGGCCTGCTGGCACAGGCGCACGCCGCGATTGCCGCCGCGGGACCGGTCGGTGGCGTGAGCTTCTTCTCGCTCGCGGCCAACAACGCACCGGTCGTCAACAACCCCCTCTCGGCTCCCGCTGGCCGCGACACACCACAGCGGCCGTTCGAGGACGTCGCCTCGGCCCTGCGGACGGGGCGCACGACCAGCGGACAGGTCGTCGACCACGTGCAACCCGGTCTATTCACCGTTGTCGTGCCCCGTGCCGCCGCGCCGTGGAAGGACGCCATCGGCTACGTGCTCGGTCGCCTCGTCGACGGCAACGGCGCCCCCGTCGACGGCGCGCACGTGTTCCTCGACAGCACCGGCGGCACGGCCGGCCCCGATGACGTGGTGAGCGACGGCACCGGCGTCTTCTCGACACCCGGCATGACGCCCGGCACCTATCGTCTCCGCGTCGTCACGCCCACCGGCAGCGCGTTCATCGGCGACTGCACCATCGACGTGAGCGCTCGCGCCGTGGCACGCATCACCCTCGGCATCGATCCCTCGCGCACCGGTGTCGCGATCTGTCGCTGA